GAACCTTGGCGAGACCAGGTAGAGGGTTCTAGCCGCAAGTTTTTATTGGCAATGTACTTGTTTAAGGGGTACAGCTTTCAAATTGCCGAAGTGGATAAAACCTTCTAGATCAATACGCTCAGTCTTGGGCAGGGTTCAAACGGCGGACGGCATCCCGTCGAAGCTCGTTGAGGGTAAAGTCACCCCGACTCCCTACGATACGAGAAAACTGCGACCAAGCTTTCCACGCTTGGGGCGGGAGTATGCCATGCGATTCATGACCCTTATTAACTAAACTGCATGACTCTTTCGTTTCAAAGTCTCGGCCTCTCTGAAGCCCGCGTTCAACATCTAGAAAAGATCGGTTTTACCACTCCCAGCGCAATTCAAGCCCAGGCCATTCCTCATCTGTTGGCAGGCCGTGACGTAGTAGGCCAAGCCCAGACGGGTACAGGTAAGACTGCTGCTTTCTCGCTGCCAATCCTAGAGCAGATTGATTTGAATGCGGTAGGGGTACAGGCGTTGATCCTAACTCCCACTCGTGAGTTGGCTGTTCAAGTCAGCCAAGCCATCCGTACCTTCAACGATGAGCGACGACTGCACATTCTACCAATCTATGGTGGTCAAGCGATCGATCGCCAAATTATGCGTCTCAGACAAGGCGTACAGGTAGTTGTAGGAACTCCTGGACGAGTATTAGATTTACTTGACCGTGGCGACCTCAAGCTGAATAACCTGCGTTGGTTGGTATTGGATGAAGCCGATGAAATGCTCAATATGGGCTTCATCGACGATGTCGAGAAAATCCTGACTCAAGTCCCTACAGAACGACACACTGCTTTCTTCTCGGCTACCATGCCGCCTTCGATCCGCAAGCTGGTGAACAGATTCTTGCGATCGCCCATCACGGTCACCATCGAACAGCCCAAAGCCGCTCCTTCCCGGATCAACCAAGTGGCTTACATGGTGCCTCGCGGTTGCACCAAGGCTAGAGCTTTGCAACCGATTCTGGAACTAGAAGATCCCGAATCAGCCCTGATCTTTGTGCGGACTCGTCGCGCTGCGGCGGAACTCACCAGCCAACTGCAAGGCGCAGGTCATAGCGTGGATGAATATCACGGTGACCTCAGCCAAAGCCAGCGGGAGCGCCTCTTACATCGCTTCCGGGAGACTCAAGTTCGTTGGGTTGTGGCTACTGACATTGCCGCTCGTGGTATCCACGTTGATGACCTCACCCACGTGATCAACTACGATTTGCCCGATAGCGTCGAGAACTATGTCCACCGGATTGGTCGGACAGGCCGTGCTGGTAAAGAAGGCACAGCCATCTCTCTCGTTCAACCTCTAGATCGTCGCAAACTGCGAGATATTGAGCGTCACATTCGTCAATCTCTAGAGATTCGCTCGATCCCCACTCGCGCTTCGATTGAAGCTCGTCATATCGAGAAGCTACAGGCGCAATTGCGTGAAGCTCTCGCAGGTGAGCGGATGGCCTCCTTCTTGCCCATTGTGGCGCAACTGGGTGAAGAGTACGACTCTCACGCGATCGCTGCTGCTGCTCTGCAAATGATTTACGATCGCAGCCGTCCTTCTTGGATGCAATCTGAGGCTTATGAGGATATCGTCACTGACGACAAGCCTCGTCTCAACTCTGGCTCCAAGCCCAAGCCAGTCAAGAAAGTGGTCAAAACTCCTTCTGCACCCCAAGCATCTGCCTCCAAAAACGGCTAATCTTCTCCGCATTCAAACATGAATAGATTTCCCCCTTATCTGAATTTAGATGAGGGGGATTTTTTTATTAAGGATGAAGGAGGAGGGATGAAGGATGAAGGAAGGAGAAAAAGGTGCTTTAAGCGAGGGAAAGGGTCGTCTAGCTAGAATTGAGGCTATCTCCTAGGCGAGCTACCATTTCGGTACGGGTGGAGACGTTGAGCTTACGGAACATGCGTTTCAGTGCTTGTTTTACAGTGTTCTGAGTAATCCAAAGCTTCTCGCCAATTTCTGCGTTGGTGAGTCCTTGAGCCACTAGTTCTGCAATTTGTTGCTCGCGCTCGGTGAGGCGATCGCTAATGCTGGGCTGTAACCGAGGGAATGTTTGAGGTCGGAAAACAGCCAAGCGAGCTGAGAGATGCAAACATAGACCACTCAAACTCGCCAAATCTTGCAAGTTAAATGCCGGAGCATCACTAGCGCGAGTAAAGTAAGCACCACCGATCAAGCGGCCATAATTGACGATCGGCCCCATCATTACGTGCTCTTGGTCGTAGTAGGCGTAGCAATTTTGGTACAGCTCCGATTCTTTCCAATCGTTGCCTGCAAACACCACTCCCTCATGAGTCGGGGCATGGTGCTCAAACACGTAACGCAACACGGGATCAGTGCTACGACCGATTTTCTCGTAGCGCTGCACAAAGGCATCCACATTCGGGCCGCCTTGAATATCTACTTCTGCTGCTTGCGATCGCTCATTCAGCAGGCACAGGCCCCAACATTCGGCCCCAAAGTACTTCCCCGCCTCTTTCATAAACAGCAGGCGGAGTTCTGCTTCGTCACGGGCATCGGCGATCGCTTGGAAAAAGTTCTGTGGAGATTTGCCCATTAATCAAGGTGTACCCACTTGAGGTCTATACAGTCTGGGTGGCTGACTTCTATCTTAAGAATAAGAAACAAAAACAGAAGACGTAGGAAAAAGCCATGACAGTTGCACAAGTATCCGCTCCAGAGCTTTTTAGAGCTGCTTACGAAAACCGCTATACCTGGGACAAGAGCTTCCCTGGCTATACCGCTGATGCCACCTTGAAGCACGACGGTCAGTTATTTACGGGCAAAGTGCAAGTCAGTGCTAGCTTTAAGCCCGAAGTCGAAGGGATCGAGAACGAAGACGCAAAGCAAGCGATTCACGGTCAACTGTTTGAAATTGCCATTCACCGAGTTCGTCGCACCTTTGAAGAAACCCACGGCAAAAATAGCTTCTCCTTTGGTGATACCGATGAGACGGGTGCTGTGGAAATTTTGATGGGCGGTAAGGCAGAAGGCGATCGCTACAAAGTCCGAGACAATGAGGTGTGCTTGGTTCACCGACACATTCACGGCGTTGTAGTCACCATCAACACGTTCAGCAGCCACGACACGGGTGAGGGCTACCTATCTCACCGCTATGACTCGGTTTATCATGATCCCCAAACAGGTGAGCAAAAGGGTGGCAAGAGCCTGTTTGAAGATGAATACGAGAAGGTGGGTGACTTTTACATCCTGAACCGTCGCGCAATTTCCACCGAAACCGATGGCCAAACTTCTACCCAGGAGTTCCTCTTCTCGAATATTCAACTGTTGGAGCCAACGGCTGCTTAAGCTTTAGTCGTTAGGCATTCGTAGAATGATCAGGGCGATCGCTTTTCTCCAAACATTCAGAGAGGCGATCGCCTTTACAAGTTTTTGGCCTTGCGGAATTCTTCTACCACTTGCTTCACATCGCGGCGCTTGCCATCCACTTCGTAGTTGAGGCGACGCATTTCGGTTTCAGAGATTTTGCCAGCAAGTCCTTGGAAGACTGGACGCAGTTCGGGATGTTTTTGTAGGGTGGCTTGGCGAACGATAGGGGCGGCTTCGTAAGGCGGAAAATATTGCTTATCGTCTTGCAGTACCACTAAGCCCAAGGAATCTATGAGGCCATCTGTAGAGTTTCCGGCGACAAGATCAACTTGTTTGTCGGTGAGGGCGCGATACAGCAAGCCTAGATCCATGACTTTAGGCTGTTCGGCAAACTTGAGATTATAAGTTTTCGCCAAACCCGGAAAACCATCGGCGCGTTCTAAAAATTCGTAGCCAAACCCAGCTTGCCATTGTGGAGTATATTTTGTGGCTTGAGATAGAGTAGTGAGATTGTTTTTGCGAGCCTCATCACCCCGAATCACGATCGCGAAGGTATTGTTAAAGCCTAGTGGTTCTGTCCATTCCAACTGAAACTGCTGAGCATAAGTTTGCTGTACCTGCTGATAGACCGCTTGGGGATCGCTGATGGGATCTTTTTTGAGAATTGCGGTGTAGGCTGTGCCTGTATATTCCGGATAAACGTCTAGCTCGCCCGCAACAATTCCTTGATGACAAACAAAGGTGCCCCCCAGGTTCAAACGGCGATCGACTTCGAGATCGGTTTTAGCTTCAATTTCTTGAGCCAGCAACTCCCCTAAAATCACTTGCTCGGTGAAGTTTTTGGAGCCGACTACAATGCGCTGATTGCTAGAGTTACAGCCTGCGATCGCCAAACTCAAAACACTTGCGATTAAACCCAAGACCACTGTTCTTCTCATCGGGAACCCTTTAGCGTTAGCCGTTGCTCAATCCAGCCGAAACCAAAATCTGCCAATAGCGCCAGCACTGCCGCTGGAATTGCTCCTGCCAGAATGAGTTGATTATCTACTACCGCCACACCCCGAAAGATAAAGACCCCCAATCCTCCTGCACCCACTGCCGCCGCGATCGTTGCTAATCCAATTCCAATCACGGTTGCAACTCGAATCCCAGACAAAATAAAACTCGATGACAATGGCAGTTCCACCTGCCACAACAATTGCCAATCTGTCATCCCCATCCCCACTCCTGCCTCCCGAATCGCTGGATCAACACTGACGATCCCGGTGTAAGTGCTACGAATAATGGGTAGCAGCGAGTAAAGGATTAACGCCAAGATTGCAGTCTGAACGCCGATCCCACCCAAAATTGGTACCGGGATCAAAAAGCCGAATAGCGCCAAACTAGGAATGGTTTGCACCACATTCGCAAAACCCAGAATGGGCTTACCAAGGTGCGGCTTACGAGTGACGAGAACCCCTAGAGGAATGCCAAACAGAATCGTGATCGCCAAGGCAATCCCCACCATCTGCATATGCTCTAGCGTGCGTTGAATAATTTCACCTGCGTAACGGCTCCAAAACTCGCCCAAATTCATCGGCTGGATTCTCGCTTTGGCATGGAGTTAAACGGCTGTAAGCACTGGGTAAAGGCTTGCACTTCTGGATGAGGCGATCGCACAAACTCTTCTGGTGCTCCCCAAAACATTAATTGCCCCTCTTGCATCAAACCAATTTTAGAAGCAAGCAGAACGGCTTCTTGGACATCATGAGTCACAAACACGACGGTTTTGCCCAGTTGTTGTTGTAGTTGGCGAAACTCCCGTTGAATTTCTAAGCGGGTAATCGGGTCGAGTGCTCCAAACGGTTCATCCATCAACAATAACGGTGGATCAGCAGCTAAGGCTCTCGCTACACCCACCCGTTGTCGTTGACCGCCGGAAAGTTCATGAGGATAGCGGTGGGCAAATTGCCTGGGGTCTAGCCCAACGAGTTCTAGTAACTGGTTGACACGGGAATGAATGCGATCGCGATCCCATTTTTCCAGGGCAGGCACTACTCCCACATTCCGAGCGACGGTGAAATGTGGAAACAATCCCACTTCTTGAATCACATACCCCACTCGTCGCCGCAATTGAATCGGGTTCCAATGGCTGGTAGGTTTGCCCTCTACCCAAACTTCGCCACTCGTAGGCAACAGCAACCGATTGATCAACTTCAGGGTAGTAGTCTTGCCGCAGCCGCTACGCCCCAGCAAAACTAAGATTTCACCACGCGGCACTTCCAAATTCAGTTGCGAGACTAAAGCACGCTGCCTGAGACGATAAGTGACATCCCAAAATTTAACGGCAACTTCACTCACCTCTGGCATCCAGCACCTACCCCACAACCGATTAGTTTCTTCAATTGTGAACGACCTTCCGTGAACCAGAACCTCCTAGTATCTCTTCGGGAAGGATTAGAAGCATTCCGGGGCAAGGTTTAAGAGAGTATTTCTATTTCGCTGCGATGAGGAAGTGAATCTATCCCTTTCAGAAAGATTTGATCTTCCAAATAAGACAGTTGGTAGCACAGTTCTCTGCCTGGCGAAACTGCCCAAAAATATACGGGCTTCACAAAAGCGCAAAGTTCATACTTAGGATGATTAGTCTTACATTTGCAGTCATTTTTACTATGCTGTCCCTGTTGGCAGCAGTAATGAAAGTCTTCAATCAATTTTTCAAACTCACGGCTATCTTTCTTCACCTCTCCGCAGATCAAAACTTTTCCAGCCTGAGACTTAATGATTAGATCTACACCACGGGCTAACGCTCCGAAATCTTCTCTTCTCGCCTCTATCTGTACTTGAGATATATCCCACCCGTATTTCAAGATTAATGCTGATGCAGCTGCAAGTTGACTAATACCCTCCCGAAATAAAGCCCGTGTCTTACGACCCTTATAAGCAAAATGCCAGAATAATTGAAACCCCTTTTGCTGGCCTTTGCTTCCAGTTGGTTTTAGCAGGAGAGAACTTTGAGCATAGCCTCCATCATCAATACTAAAGAGCTGTGCTTCCAACCCTAAAATAAAATATTTTGCTTCGTCACTGTCCAAAGCAGGGTCGATGCGTAGAACAGGCTTATTGTCGGCTATAGACTCATGAACCGGGAGGATGGCATACCTCTCCTCCAGATACTTCTCTAGTTCACAAATCCAATTTCTTTGCTGCATATTCTGCTGTTTTCAAAAGCTGCCGCTAGACTGTTAAAAACAGCTTTTCTAAACTATTACACAATCTTCAAACTAAGTATTCAAAAAAATATCCTTTATCAAAAACTTCATTGATTCGATATTTCTGATATTTTCTAGGATGATTCAACAGAAATCATAGCTTTCATAATTTTCGCCATTCCCTATCTCATGCAATCATACAGGGTGCATCTCACCTTTCTAGAGCCATAGATTTTATGATTTTCCGAGACCGCTTTGAAAGATTGGTAGGAAGGGTTTCAAATCTCAGACATTTATCCTTATTGCATAACTGGGATGCACCCTCTCATACATTTTCTGAGGGAAAGTTTACATTATCGAGAAAATTCTTGGCAGGGAAGATAACCTAGGGGTGTAGCCTTCAGACTGGCTGAGTCATGACCACAAACCTGACCGGAATTACCCTGCGGCAAGCCGAAGAAGCCGATCTCCCTCAAATTGTTAATTTAGACCGCTTAGCCTTTGCTCCTCTGCGATCGCCTGCTGAGATTGAGCGCGATTGGTACGGGCAAGGACTAAACTTACCCGGTCGTCAACAGATGCTCGCTGTGGATGACTTAACTGGGCAGGCCGTTGCCACCTATGCTCAGCTAGATCTCAGCGTGGCGCTAGAAGGACAGGAGTTTGCCACGGCTGGAGTAGTGGGAGTGGCGGTG
This region of Trichocoleus desertorum NBK24 genomic DNA includes:
- a CDS encoding LuxR C-terminal-related transcriptional regulator is translated as MGKSPQNFFQAIADARDEAELRLLFMKEAGKYFGAECWGLCLLNERSQAAEVDIQGGPNVDAFVQRYEKIGRSTDPVLRYVFEHHAPTHEGVVFAGNDWKESELYQNCYAYYDQEHVMMGPIVNYGRLIGGAYFTRASDAPAFNLQDLASLSGLCLHLSARLAVFRPQTFPRLQPSISDRLTEREQQIAELVAQGLTNAEIGEKLWITQNTVKQALKRMFRKLNVSTRTEMVARLGDSLNSS
- a CDS encoding glycine betaine ABC transporter substrate-binding protein, giving the protein MRRTVVLGLIASVLSLAIAGCNSSNQRIVVGSKNFTEQVILGELLAQEIEAKTDLEVDRRLNLGGTFVCHQGIVAGELDVYPEYTGTAYTAILKKDPISDPQAVYQQVQQTYAQQFQLEWTEPLGFNNTFAIVIRGDEARKNNLTTLSQATKYTPQWQAGFGYEFLERADGFPGLAKTYNLKFAEQPKVMDLGLLYRALTDKQVDLVAGNSTDGLIDSLGLVVLQDDKQYFPPYEAAPIVRQATLQKHPELRPVFQGLAGKISETEMRRLNYEVDGKRRDVKQVVEEFRKAKNL
- a CDS encoding DEAD/DEAH box helicase; translation: MTLSFQSLGLSEARVQHLEKIGFTTPSAIQAQAIPHLLAGRDVVGQAQTGTGKTAAFSLPILEQIDLNAVGVQALILTPTRELAVQVSQAIRTFNDERRLHILPIYGGQAIDRQIMRLRQGVQVVVGTPGRVLDLLDRGDLKLNNLRWLVLDEADEMLNMGFIDDVEKILTQVPTERHTAFFSATMPPSIRKLVNRFLRSPITVTIEQPKAAPSRINQVAYMVPRGCTKARALQPILELEDPESALIFVRTRRAAAELTSQLQGAGHSVDEYHGDLSQSQRERLLHRFRETQVRWVVATDIAARGIHVDDLTHVINYDLPDSVENYVHRIGRTGRAGKEGTAISLVQPLDRRKLRDIERHIRQSLEIRSIPTRASIEARHIEKLQAQLREALAGERMASFLPIVAQLGEEYDSHAIAAAALQMIYDRSRPSWMQSEAYEDIVTDDKPRLNSGSKPKPVKKVVKTPSAPQASASKNG
- a CDS encoding ABC transporter permease, with the translated sequence MNLGEFWSRYAGEIIQRTLEHMQMVGIALAITILFGIPLGVLVTRKPHLGKPILGFANVVQTIPSLALFGFLIPVPILGGIGVQTAILALILYSLLPIIRSTYTGIVSVDPAIREAGVGMGMTDWQLLWQVELPLSSSFILSGIRVATVIGIGLATIAAAVGAGGLGVFIFRGVAVVDNQLILAGAIPAAVLALLADFGFGWIEQRLTLKGSR
- a CDS encoding ABC transporter ATP-binding protein, with the protein product MPEVSEVAVKFWDVTYRLRQRALVSQLNLEVPRGEILVLLGRSGCGKTTTLKLINRLLLPTSGEVWVEGKPTSHWNPIQLRRRVGYVIQEVGLFPHFTVARNVGVVPALEKWDRDRIHSRVNQLLELVGLDPRQFAHRYPHELSGGQRQRVGVARALAADPPLLLMDEPFGALDPITRLEIQREFRQLQQQLGKTVVFVTHDVQEAVLLASKIGLMQEGQLMFWGAPEEFVRSPHPEVQAFTQCLQPFNSMPKRESSR
- a CDS encoding DUF3386 domain-containing protein, whose product is MTVAQVSAPELFRAAYENRYTWDKSFPGYTADATLKHDGQLFTGKVQVSASFKPEVEGIENEDAKQAIHGQLFEIAIHRVRRTFEETHGKNSFSFGDTDETGAVEILMGGKAEGDRYKVRDNEVCLVHRHIHGVVVTINTFSSHDTGEGYLSHRYDSVYHDPQTGEQKGGKSLFEDEYEKVGDFYILNRRAISTETDGQTSTQEFLFSNIQLLEPTAA